A stretch of Gallus gallus isolate bGalGal1 chromosome 2, bGalGal1.mat.broiler.GRCg7b, whole genome shotgun sequence DNA encodes these proteins:
- the SDHAF3 gene encoding succinate dehydrogenase assembly factor 3, mitochondrial, producing the protein MPGGLGTQAGGARGLYRRILLLHRALPPALRELGDRYVKEEFRKHKAAGPAEAQRFLREWENYAALLWQQINEDKQSSKKKAVFGIQLTEEKLSDFRDEQIGQLKELMDEATKPKQKITTSEDSEHKS; encoded by the exons ATGCCGGGCGGGCTGGGGACGCAGGCGGGTGGTGCACGGGGCCTCTACCGGCGGATCCTGCTGCTGCACCGGGCGCTGCCACCCGCCCTGCGGGAGCTGGGCGACCGCTACGTCAAGGAGGAGTTCAGGAAGCACAAGGCCGCGGGGCCCGCCGAGGCACAGCGCTTCCTGCGGGAATGGGAG AACTATGCAGCGCTGTTATGGCAACAAATTAATGAGGACAAACAGAGCTCGAAAAAAAAGGCTGTATTTGGGATCCAACTCACAGAAGAGAAGCTCAGTGACTTCCGTGATGAGCAGATtgggcagctgaaggagctgatggACGAGGCTACCAAACCTAAGCAAAAAATCACCACTTCTGAAGACTCAGAACACAAAAGCTGA